The Apium graveolens cultivar Ventura chromosome 10, ASM990537v1, whole genome shotgun sequence nucleotide sequence TGCGCATCTCTAGAGGACGGGTAACTTTGACTatgaaaaaagaagaaaatataGCAGCCCTTGATTCAAAGCTTAGTCCTGGAACTGTTCATACAGCATCAAACCCATTCCTCTTGGCATTTCGTAAGAACAAGGATATTGCTGCCTTCCTGGATGAGAGGGAAAAAGATGAAATTTCAATCAAAGAGGCCGAGGCtttagaaagtgaagattctgCCACTAATGAAACTGAAGAAGAGGATAATATCTCCAAGGATGAAGTGGACATTGTGGAAGATGCTACAGCTGATGCTTCTGTTGCTGTTGCGGACGAGCAGAAGGAATCAGAAACCGCAGCATCTGATGCGCTGGATATTGTAGATCCTGCAGTGGAAAGCACGGAGGTAGAAATAGAAGCAGTAGATCCTGCAGTGGGAAGCACAGAGGTTGAAACTGAAGCACTAGATCCTGCAGTGGAAAGCACAGAGGTGGAAGCAGAAGCAAGTGCTGATGTATTGACCACAGAAGAAAGTGTATCTTCAGCAAATGGTGTGACTGATGCAGCTCCCACCACAGAGCCAGACATTGCAGAATCTGAAGAGGCAGTAGTAAAAGATGAAACTCAGGTTGAACCACTCAGTGTGGACACATCGGCCGAGGAAGAAACAGTGGAACTAAATGCTGATGGAAGTAGCAGTGGCACTGACTCAAATGAAGAGATAGATGCTCCTGCACCTGAGGAGAGCACAAAAGAAGGTTGTAGACTAACTCCTGCCCCTCTTATATTGCAACACTGCAACCTATATTAAGTTATATATTTGTAGAACTGTCAAGTTTCAGACATGATATATACTTAAAATATGATTATGATACTTAAGTATGCACCAAGAATTTAGTACCTTGTACATCATTAGCAGTAATTTCCTTCTGTCAGTTTAGGATTGTTTAGATGGGTTGACATGGTGAGAACCAACTATTGTGACGATGTGAAAGAGCAACCTTACCGCTCTATCCAGTAGATTTGTTTATTTGACTTTCAGTATGTTGGAAAAATAATCATGGAGTTGCACTAACTAAACATATATTAACTTGGTCAACTATCTTGATATTATCACTTCTATCTACAGAGTTTACAAAAATTATACTGTAGAAGTATATAACTTTTTATTCTTAACTTTTTTGTTGCATATAGTGAGGTGATCAGATATCTATTTTCATGGAGTGCATGGACAATTTTTATTTAATTCAACATGCATGACATGATTGAGAGAAATGACATTTTATAACCATTTTAAATTGTTAATAGCCTTTAAATGAATCAGAACGTGCTGGAATTTTTATTGTATCTGATCGATATAGTTTCATATGCAGAAATTCAGGCAAGTGAAGTTATGGAGAGCCAAACTAGCAATACCTCGGAAGTTGATGAAGTCCCTGTACAAACTCTTGTAACAGATGCCACAATTCCTCCTGCCACACCAGTTGAAGGAAGTGATGTGGAAGCTATTCCTGTGGAAAATGGCAGCATCAACTCAAATGGACAAAGCAATGCTTCTCCAGAAGAAAACACAACTAAAGGTATATATGTTATCTAATTGCTCTAATTATCATGATGGACACAAATTAGTAAATGTGGTTTTCCCTGATCAAACTAATACTAATAAGTGTAACACGATTGTGATGTGTGTTTTGACTTCTAAGTGCTCACTCTGTGCTATGTTCTTTGTCTTTTCATGTTAAAAACTTAGAAGGGTGATATGGTTTATCTTTCAAGTTTTAATTATTGTATGATACTGAATTAACACACGAGTAAAGtcattaaaaatgaattttttttccTCCATTATTTTTATTTACTAAGTTTAAGCTCAGGGGTAAGAGCTTTAGGCATGTAAGAAACAGCTATAATAAGACTTTTATGTTCATAATCTAAAGGTTAGCAAACGGTACATCCTAATTTGTTATTGTTATCTTGTGGATAATTCTTTTTGTAATGTCATCTACAGATCAGCCCATGTTAATGAAATGATATGCCTTTTTTATTCACAAAGTTACTCATTTAAAGCTTTTATTTCATCAGCCTGCACTTGTCATAGATTTTCCTACCACTTAAAGGCTTGTTAGATCCTTGTTAGTTTGCTTCTTCCATTCCTTTAAATTTTTAATTTGCTTGACACTCTTATGCATTTACAGCAGCAATATCACCAGTTCTTGTAAAGCAGTTACGCGATGATACTGGTGCTGGAATGATGGATTGCAAAAAGGCTCTATTAGAAACTGGTGGTGATGTAATAAAAGCTCAGGAATACCTGAGAAAGAAAGGACTAGCAAGTGCAGATAAGAAAGCCAGTAGGGCCACATCAGAAGGAAGAATTGGTTCATATATTCATGATGGTAGAATCGGTGTCCTTATAGAGGCAAATTGTGAGACTGATTTTGTTTCACGGGGTGATATATTTAAGGAGTTGGTTGATGATCTAGCCATGCAAGTGGCTGCCTGTCCTCAAGTGGAATATGTTAATACAGAAGATGTTCCCGCGGAGACTGTGGAGAAGGAGAAAGAACTTGAAATGCAAAGAGAAGATCTGCTATCCAAACCAGAGCAGATCAGAAGCAAGATTGTTGAAGGTCGGATAAGAAAAAGGCTTGAAGAGCTAGCGTTACTTGAGCAGCCTTTTATTAAGGATGACAAAGTAGCTGTTAAGGACATTGTGAAGCAAACTATCGCACGTATTGGAGAAAATATGAAAGTGAAGAGGTTTGCTCGTTTTACACTTGGTGAAGGCTTGGAAAAGAAAAGTGTTGATTTTGCTGCAGAGGTAGCAGCCCAGACTACGGCAAAGGAAGTACCTGCTGCACCAAAGGAACAGCCTGCTGTAGTAGAAACCAAAGAAAGCAATGAGTCGTAAGTGGCTACACTCTATTGGTTATTTcaaaaagtattatatattggCGATATTATGCTGATTTTGACAAATATGCGATGTCAAAGTAGTTGGCATTCTGCCGTAAAGTCGAGCTATTAAGATAAAACTTGACTACTTTGGAGTGTTTTTTGAGTAAAGCTTAAATTTTGTTACTTCGTAGTTTTGCTTGATACTGGATTCGTATGTTCTCTTTCAAGGTGGTATACAAGTAAAATCGTTGTAGTGGTCAGATAAAAGAAGACTATATGAAGTAGAAAAAGGACGATGAACTGATAATATCTTTTTTCCCTATCCTGTTACCCTGAATGATCTTATTACTCCTCTCTACGAGCCATTATATCTTCAATGTCTTGTTTCTGAATGTGATTTTTGTTTTAATTTCTGCTGCTTCTGCTTCATGCATGCTGGTAATTGCTCACTTCATTCTTTTATTTCAGGGCGCCAAAAGCGTCTATATCAGCTGCTTTGGTTAAACAATTGAGGGATGAAACTGGAGCAGGAATGATGGCCTGCAAAAAAGCACTAGCAGAAACTGAAGGTGATCTTGAGAAAGCATTAGAATACCTAAGAAAGAAGGGTCTTTCAGCTGCTGACAAAAAGTCTAGCCGGATTGCCGCTGAAGGAAGGATTGGATCTTACATCCATGACTCCCGCATAGGAGTACTAATTGAAGTCAACTGTGAAACTGACTTTGTGGGTAGAAGTAAAGAGTTCAAAGAATTGGTTGATGATCTAGCTATGCAAGTTGTTGCCAGCTTGCAAGTGCAGTATGTATCTGTTGAAGATATTCCAGAGAGCATTGTGAGCAAGGAAAAAGAACTAGAGATGCAGAGAGAAGACATTTTATCCAAGCCAGAGAACATAAGGGAAAAAATTGTAGCAGGAAGGGTCTCAAAGAGGCTAGCAGAGCTTGCCCTACTAGAGCAACCTTTCATCAAGGACGATAAGATTCTTGTGAAGGACTTGGTAAAGCTAACTATTGCTAACATTGGGGAGAACATAAAAGTGAGAAGATTTATCCGGTTTACTCTAGGAGAGTCAACTGATGAGAAAACAGAAATCGAAGTATCGGTTTAAGGAAATTGACATTGATCCATACAGTGTCTGCTCTGGTGGTTTTGAAAAGGAGGTTCTTGAAATATGTTCATTTAAGATTAAAGTAGCAATTCGATTCTTTTTTGTTACGTGAAGAGCTAGTAGTTTCTTTCATAGTTAAAGCCTGTATAATACTTTTATTTTTTGACACAGGCTCTTGAATTTTGAGATTTGAGGAGTATCCCTCTAAgcttatttaaaatatttttatgtaaagttttgaaggaatcatcatcatcaatgtACTAAAATATCGTGCATGTGTTCTTGAAAACCACTCAACGTACATGTATGTATTCCCTGGACTATTTGAGGTTATGCTCCCAATCCTGTCAATGTGTTTGCATGCGCTTCAATTAATTCAAGTGAATTAGAGAATAAAAGTTTCCTATCAATGTTCTGAAATGGCAGTCTAGGTACTAAGTTGAGAATAAAGGGCAAGACTGTGCAAAATTGTTCATTTGGGCTTTTTGTTTGTGAGTAATTATTTAATGTTTTCTTTTTTAAACCACTTAGCAACTTCCAGAACACTTTCCCAGTTTTTTTAGTGTTCGTGGATTATATAAAGTTTTGCATATATTACCTATAAGGGAAGATTCACCTCAACTAGAAACAAAATCAAAGAATTGAAGGAATTTCCTACATAGACAAGTTCTTTTTACGTAATTGATAATGCATAAATACAAAAAATGTGCTTGTAAGCATCAACCATCTCTAAGTTAAAAGTTGTACGAAGTCCCTTTTTCAGGTCATAATATAAGCATCAACCATCTTAAATGTTGTACAGGGGTGTATAAATCTTTTTTCCTGGATATGCTATAGTAAATTGACTAGCCAGTCATCTGAATCACTGCCACAAAATTACTTTGGGATGAAGCGCCACAGGTCAACATCGATATCTACTTCCTTTTTCTTGTGAAATTTGTATAGTTTAGGTACATCATATCGGAGCTGTAAAAAGTGGTAAATTAGTTAGTATCCCGCAAATGTAACCAATAGCAGTTCATATTTAACATACATGGAAAAGTTTTTATTTCAACATCATGAAAAAACCAATATAAACCAAAGACATTGCCACATACTTTTTTGCAGGTAATCTTAAAAGAATATCAAATTGTTATGTAGCCAAAATAATAGATTAACATGTACCTCGCAGATAACCTCAGCGCTACTAGCATTATAATCACGCAACACAGTCCTCTTCACATACTGTATTAAAAAAGAATGGAAAAGGATCCATAAAACGGAGGCGCTAAAGAAACTTGGTCAACTAAAACATCATGAAAAAAAACTTCTCTTATATACAAACAATCAAAAATCATGCTAGGATAATGAAGTTCAAAACAATCAATAAAATAAGCAGTTTTACAATGTTCATTCCTAACATGGATGGGTCCTAAATCCTAATAATATTCACTTTTATTTATTCTACTTCGATGTAGGCATTCCTCTCTTGGCCTCTATATCTCAAATCCCCTAATTTATGACATTCAGTTTGCTTTCAAAATTTTACAACAATTTTAACAGCATACCATCATGTTATCTGCACTATATGCGTATGATGATGATGACGACGATGATGATGATGGAACTCCACATACAACATAAAGAAGTTTAATGGGTAGGCTATGATATTGTTTCTTAGATACCGGAAGGTGTAACTTTGCAGAAATCTTCTAATTTCAAAACAAAATGATACTGCTTATCAATCAATTAGTTCTTATTCACTTGGCGAGAAACCATTTATAATTCAGATTTCTCGCTATTCTATGTTTTGCCCGCATTCCTATTTTCTTGGGGTTATTAATGAGAACTTgagaaataattttttaaaataaattcgcagataataatttaaatttcaaaCTAGGACTTACATCTCTCGTACTAGTCTTATGCAACGAATAAACTGCTTGAGAAGCAACCTGCCAAATCAATAATTTAAGTAACAATAACATCATGTAAAACCATTCACAGGCATTAGACAAACCAGATCAGGCAATTTTCACCTTCAAAGCCACAGACAAGAAGTCCATGTCAGCACCTTTTCTTCGAGTACCAAATGGGGGGTTCATTACAACAGTATCAATTATCTGACCTGGAAAACTAAATCAATCAGCTTCTCCACAAAGTCGTCAAAGCGATACTTGGAAAAAACAAAAGAGCAAACAATACAAACTTACCACAATGATCAGCTAGAAAAAATAAACTGCATTCAGAATTTGAGATTTTAATACATTTTGGTGAGCATTTTACAATAAAAAATGTTTCCAATAATATATTAATCATTTACCAAAGAAAATGTAAAAGTTGAATATGTATGTAGAGAAAAAGTATAAGAACTCTGCTCTTTTTTTGATAAATTATAAATTTGTACAAAAAAAAAGAATATAGGGAAAATGATTGTTGTTGAATCAACGATGATAATGAAACAC carries:
- the LOC141690193 gene encoding polyprotein of EF-Ts, chloroplastic isoform X2, which codes for MTPVIPSPTSNVSIIPVATFFRRKNSSTKCYNLRKYTKQASYAQELAFPLSTSVRYFSHIRSCRLNHPRIGIVSAIGTDVAIEEVNPPVADEDSSGALENSSVIETSEVVSSKEVSSPTQGQTTQTKRTRPSRKSDFPPLKNEELVPGASFTGKVKSVQPFGAFVDFGAFTDGLVHVSQLSDSFVKDVAAVVSVGQEVTVRLVEANTETGRISLTMRSSIDTTKSQQSPGDADRTRTPRNAQKPGQRRDEGKKASKFVKGQDLQGKVKNLARAGSFISLPDGEEGFLPTEEEADDGLGSLMGASTLTVDQEVSVRVLRISRGRVTLTMKKEENIAALDSKLSPGTVHTASNPFLLAFRKNKDIAAFLDEREKDEISIKEAEALESEDSATNETEEEDNISKDEVDIVEDATADASVAVADEQKESETAASDALDIVDPAVESTEVEIEAVDPAVGSTEVETEALDPAVESTEVEAEASADVLTTEESVSSANGVTDAAPTTEPDIAESEEAVVKDETQVEPLSVDTSAEEETVELNADGSSSGTDSNEEIDAPAPEESTKEEIQASEVMESQTSNTSEVDEVPVQTLVTDATIPPATPVEGSDVEAIPVENGSINSNGQSNASPEENTTKAISPVLVKQLRDDTGAGMMDCKKALLETGGDVIKAQEYLRKKGLASADKKASRATSEGRIGSYIHDGRIGVLIEANCETDFVSRGDIFKELVDDLAMQVAACPQVEYVNTEDVPAETVEKEKELEMQREDLLSKPEQIRSKIVEGRIRKRLEELALLEQPFIKDDKVAVKDIVKQTIARIGENMKVKRFARFTLGEGLEKKSVDFAAEVAAQTTAKEVPAAPKEQPAVVETKESNESAPKASISAALVKQLRDETGAGMMACKKALAETEGDLEKALEYLRKKGLSAADKKSSRIAAEGRIGSYIHDSRIGVLIEVNCETDFVGRSKEFKELVDDLAMQVVASLQVQYVSVEDIPESIVSKEKELEMQREDILSKPENIREKIVAGRVSKRLAELALLEQPFIKDDKILVKDLVKLTIANIGENIKVRRFIRFTLGESTDEKTEIEVSV
- the LOC141690193 gene encoding polyprotein of EF-Ts, chloroplastic isoform X1, encoding MTPVIPSPTSNVSIIPVATFFRRKNSSTKCYNLRKYTKQASYAQELAFPLSTSVRYFSHIRSCRLNHPRIGIVSAIGTDVAIEEVNPPVADEDSSGALENSSVIETSEVVSSKEVSSPTQGQTTQTKRTRPSRKSDFPPLKNEELVPGASFTGKVKSVQPFGAFVDFGAFTDGLVHVSQLSDSFVKDVAAVVSVGQEVTVRLVEANTETGRISLTMRSSIDTTKSQQSPGDADRTRTPRNAQKPGQRRDEGKKASKFVKGQDLQGKVKNLARAGSFISLPDGEEGFLPTEEEADDGLGSLMGASTLTVDQEVSVRVLRISRGRVTLTMKKEENIAALDSKLSPGTVHTASNPFLLAFRKNKDIAAFLDEREKDEISIKEAEALESEDSATNETEEEDNISKDEVDIVEDATADASVAVADEQKESETAASDALDIVDPAVESTEVEIEAVDPAVGSTEVETEALDPAVESTEVEAEASADVLTTEESVSSANGVTDAAPTTEPDIAESEEAVVKDETQVEPLSVDTSAEEETVELNADGSSSGTDSNEEIDAPAPEESTKEEIQASEVMESQTSNTSEVDEVPVQTLVTDATIPPATPVEGSDVEAIPVENGSINSNGQSNASPEENTTKAAISPVLVKQLRDDTGAGMMDCKKALLETGGDVIKAQEYLRKKGLASADKKASRATSEGRIGSYIHDGRIGVLIEANCETDFVSRGDIFKELVDDLAMQVAACPQVEYVNTEDVPAETVEKEKELEMQREDLLSKPEQIRSKIVEGRIRKRLEELALLEQPFIKDDKVAVKDIVKQTIARIGENMKVKRFARFTLGEGLEKKSVDFAAEVAAQTTAKEVPAAPKEQPAVVETKESNESAPKASISAALVKQLRDETGAGMMACKKALAETEGDLEKALEYLRKKGLSAADKKSSRIAAEGRIGSYIHDSRIGVLIEVNCETDFVGRSKEFKELVDDLAMQVVASLQVQYVSVEDIPESIVSKEKELEMQREDILSKPENIREKIVAGRVSKRLAELALLEQPFIKDDKILVKDLVKLTIANIGENIKVRRFIRFTLGESTDEKTEIEVSV